One genomic region from candidate division Zixibacteria bacterium HGW-Zixibacteria-1 encodes:
- a CDS encoding ABC transporter permease, whose product MYRTIIALIRKEFHQVFRDRMMLRVIFVMPIVQLLLLGYAITTDVKNIDMAVYDFDRSELSREYIRSLSAGDYFNIGSSELNLTDSDIEFLKNKFRSILIIPSDFSESITNFKPVKVGYVVDGTNANSAAVALGYAGVITRNFNEKVTGFKMPVKIKEKRLYNPESESVFFMVPGIVATLITMITVSMTSMAIVREREIGTLEQLMVTPITTPAFILGKIIPYAILAYMEMSLALLIGIIWFHIPFAGSWLLLYGLSFIYILATLGIGMFISTMTKTQQQAMFFAWFFSIFAILTAGFFTPISNMPQSVQYLTHLNPLRYFMTIIRAIMMKGASFDILYPEILAMCIFAVALFTLSWIRFSKRVK is encoded by the coding sequence ATGTATAGAACGATTATAGCTCTCATCAGAAAAGAGTTCCACCAGGTTTTTCGTGACCGCATGATGCTTCGTGTCATCTTTGTCATGCCGATCGTCCAGCTCCTGTTGCTCGGTTATGCCATCACCACCGATGTCAAAAATATTGATATGGCCGTTTATGATTTCGACCGCTCCGAGTTGTCGCGCGAATATATCCGCTCGTTGTCCGCCGGGGATTACTTCAATATCGGCTCGTCGGAGTTGAACCTGACCGATTCGGATATTGAATTTCTTAAAAACAAATTCCGCTCGATCCTGATCATTCCGAGTGATTTCTCCGAGAGTATTACTAATTTCAAACCGGTGAAGGTGGGATATGTCGTCGATGGTACCAATGCCAACTCAGCGGCGGTGGCGCTTGGTTATGCCGGCGTTATCACGCGCAATTTCAATGAAAAAGTTACCGGTTTTAAAATGCCGGTCAAAATAAAAGAAAAGCGGCTCTACAATCCGGAGAGCGAATCGGTGTTCTTCATGGTTCCCGGAATTGTCGCCACGTTGATTACCATGATTACGGTTTCGATGACTTCCATGGCCATCGTTCGCGAGCGCGAGATCGGCACGCTCGAGCAGCTTATGGTGACGCCGATCACCACCCCGGCCTTCATTCTCGGCAAAATAATTCCGTATGCCATTCTCGCTTATATGGAAATGTCGCTGGCCCTGCTGATCGGCATCATCTGGTTCCACATTCCTTTTGCCGGATCATGGCTGCTGCTTTATGGCTTGTCGTTTATTTATATTCTGGCGACACTCGGGATCGGCATGTTTATCTCGACCATGACCAAAACCCAGCAGCAGGCGATGTTTTTCGCCTGGTTCTTCTCGATTTTCGCCATCCTGACGGCTGGCTTTTTCACCCCGATATCGAACATGCCCCAATCGGTGCAGTACCTGACGCATCTTAATCCATTGCGCTATTTTATGACCATTATCCGGGCCATTATGATGAAAGGCGCCTCGTTCGACATTCTCTATCCGGAAATTCTGGCCATGTGCATATTCGCGGTGGCCCTCTTCACCCTCTCCTGGATCCGCTTCTCCAAACGCGTGAAGTGA
- a CDS encoding ABC transporter ATP-binding protein: MEYAVTINNLTRKFGSFTAVDSISLDVEKGEIFGFLGANGAGKTTAIRMLCGLLLPTSGGGTVAGLDIYKESEKIKRSIGYMSQRFSLYCDLTGRENLTFYGSVYGLNHRDIKNRIDELAEYLTLSEFIDRSCASLPLGWRQRLALAAALLHRPQILFLDEPTGGVDPVFRRRFWEILYRLADQGTTLFVTTHYMDEAEFCRRISIMHRGKIIEIGNPEKLVQKYNQPDLQELFIKLITERDADAQNL, from the coding sequence ATGGAATATGCCGTCACCATAAATAATCTTACGCGGAAATTCGGCAGTTTCACTGCTGTCGATTCCATCAGCCTCGATGTCGAAAAAGGCGAAATCTTCGGTTTTCTGGGAGCCAACGGCGCCGGCAAAACGACTGCCATCAGGATGCTCTGCGGCCTGCTGCTGCCGACATCGGGAGGCGGCACGGTGGCCGGCCTGGATATATATAAAGAGAGCGAAAAAATAAAACGAAGCATCGGCTATATGTCGCAGAGGTTTTCATTGTACTGTGATCTTACCGGCCGCGAGAATCTTACTTTTTACGGATCGGTTTACGGCCTTAATCATCGCGATATTAAAAATCGAATCGATGAACTGGCGGAATATCTGACGCTTTCGGAATTTATCGATCGCTCCTGCGCTTCACTTCCCCTGGGATGGCGCCAGCGGCTGGCCCTGGCGGCGGCGCTTCTGCACCGCCCGCAGATTCTTTTTCTCGATGAGCCGACCGGCGGGGTCGATCCGGTTTTCAGGCGGCGTTTCTGGGAAATATTGTATCGTCTGGCCGACCAGGGAACGACATTGTTCGTTACCACTCACTATATGGATGAGGCTGAGTTCTGTCGGAGAATATCCATCATGCATCGCGGCAAAATTATCGAGATCGGCAACCCGGAAAAACTGGTGCAAAAATACAACCAGCCCGATCTCCAGGAACTGTTTATCAAATTGATCACCGAAAGAGATGCCGATGCACAAAATTTATAA
- a CDS encoding ABC transporter permease has protein sequence MPMHKIYNIASKEVRHILRDVRSLVIAILMPILMTFLYGYAINLDIKNIKLAVIDFDRTLESRELGADFFNSGYFVPSLHQPDISDPERVLKTGNVGAVLTIRSGFAEAIHNKDEFELGLVVDGADANTAAAISSYSNIILGEYVKSKLPPNFEIPGVTISQQVLYNPDLKSSHFFVPGLIAVILMMISALLTSITIAREKETGTMEQLLTAPVTPRQIIIGKVIPYIALALIDGFLILAFAVFHFGVPFIGSTLLLFGLIYIAAALSLGIVISTVVKTQQLAMLVALLLTVMPSVMLSGFIFEIKNMPIVLQVLTHFIPARYFIQIIRGVMLKGSSIQVLWVEAAFLIAMTIGLLAIAVKRFKLKIG, from the coding sequence ATGCCGATGCACAAAATTTATAACATCGCCTCCAAAGAAGTTCGCCATATCCTGCGTGACGTGCGCTCACTGGTCATTGCCATCCTGATGCCGATATTGATGACGTTCCTGTATGGTTATGCCATCAATCTCGACATCAAGAATATCAAACTGGCTGTGATCGATTTCGATCGGACCCTGGAATCCCGCGAGCTTGGCGCCGATTTTTTCAATTCGGGATATTTTGTACCATCGTTACATCAGCCCGATATCTCCGACCCCGAGCGCGTTCTAAAAACGGGTAATGTCGGCGCCGTCCTGACCATCAGGTCCGGCTTTGCCGAAGCGATTCATAACAAAGACGAGTTTGAACTTGGGTTGGTGGTGGACGGCGCCGATGCCAACACCGCCGCGGCCATTTCGAGTTATTCCAATATTATCCTGGGTGAGTATGTCAAAAGCAAATTGCCCCCAAATTTCGAAATACCGGGCGTGACCATCTCCCAGCAGGTGCTCTACAACCCCGACCTGAAATCATCCCATTTCTTCGTTCCGGGATTGATCGCCGTTATCCTGATGATGATCTCCGCTCTGTTGACCTCGATAACCATCGCCCGCGAAAAAGAAACCGGCACCATGGAACAGCTTCTCACCGCGCCGGTGACACCGAGACAGATAATTATCGGCAAGGTGATTCCGTATATTGCCCTGGCCTTAATTGACGGTTTTCTCATTCTCGCTTTTGCGGTCTTTCACTTCGGCGTGCCGTTTATCGGGTCTACCCTGCTCCTGTTCGGGCTTATTTATATCGCCGCCGCTTTGTCACTCGGTATCGTCATCTCAACCGTGGTTAAGACTCAGCAACTGGCGATGCTTGTTGCCCTGTTGTTGACTGTCATGCCGTCGGTGATGCTGTCCGGCTTCATCTTTGAAATAAAAAATATGCCGATCGTGCTGCAGGTGTTGACGCATTTCATACCGGCCAGATATTTCATCCAGATCATCCGGGGTGTCATGCTCAAGGGTTCGTCGATACAGGTTCTCTGGGTCGAAGCCGCTTTCCTGATCGCCATGACCATCGGCCTTTTGGCCATTGCCGTTAAACGCTTCAAGCTGAAAATAGGTTGA